In bacterium, one DNA window encodes the following:
- a CDS encoding T9SS type A sorting domain-containing protein encodes MLEWHYLQRTYGNPGVNVDRKTWDAWEDIAYSPQSALMKPFATTSTWRAEGPTNIGGRMRAVTFHPTETETIFAGGASGGVWRSTDLGQSWTALSDFEPRINIGALAIDATNPSIIYAGTGEPLPGGAGRRNGSPFYDGIGVLRSADGGDNWELLPWSGNSAVHRIALHPHSSDTLLVATRDNLYKSTDGGQNWGNVLSGVISDVVYKPDNPGIVYAAVGNDYGGSANGIYVSYTGGSRFSWQKLATNFAPGDSCGRIVMSIPTSDPDRIYAAVAANRNRLPDSDADFKGIFVSHDAGQTWERKLSAISNGFTRGQAYYDLTIAASPTQPDVVMLGGIDMYRSTNGGEGFSKQSRWELRVVDPNSPAYVHADQHHIAFKPDDPNTFIVGNDGGVFISTNRGDTWEARNEGLATVQFYGIAYAPSNPSLLYGGTQDNSNMRQKSPGETEWVYVGSGDGGRIAVDPQNSNLMYFCMNSTPFRTFDGGTLMEPLTSGLAGYRFNWIRPMVLDPDGERLYTATNEVHRLSPASSATSWLTITVNSLTNGIITDLEIPELNSRFMYASTSTGEVYFCRNLIALDTEWEGEGNGLPGRWVTDIHVDWGQLYTVYACVSGYGTGHAFKSTDGGDNWTDISGDLPNIPANTIIPSRVDSNTVFLATDLGVWYTTNGGTNWKQYGNGLPNVVCYDMRLTPENRLVVGTYGRGMWSTDGLVSIDAPRQQPEAFSLAPNYPNPFGPGIAETTTLRFNLQNTAEVTLQVYDAAGKLVATPAQGSYQAGSHTASFHAGTLPAGSYFAVLRSGNSSVTRKMLIIR; translated from the coding sequence ATGCTTGAGTGGCATTATCTGCAGCGCACGTATGGAAACCCCGGTGTGAATGTGGACCGCAAAACCTGGGATGCCTGGGAAGACATCGCGTACTCGCCACAGTCCGCACTCATGAAGCCGTTCGCTACGACGTCAACGTGGCGTGCCGAGGGTCCGACCAATATCGGTGGACGTATGCGCGCGGTGACTTTCCATCCCACCGAAACCGAAACCATCTTCGCCGGCGGAGCCTCCGGAGGCGTGTGGCGCAGCACCGACCTGGGGCAGTCATGGACGGCTCTTTCGGATTTCGAGCCGCGCATCAACATCGGAGCACTGGCTATCGATGCTACCAATCCCTCCATCATCTATGCCGGTACCGGGGAACCCCTGCCCGGCGGCGCGGGACGCCGGAACGGTTCGCCGTTTTACGATGGCATCGGCGTGCTTCGCAGCGCCGACGGCGGTGACAACTGGGAACTGCTGCCCTGGTCAGGAAACAGTGCGGTTCACCGCATTGCTCTGCATCCCCATTCCTCCGACACCCTGCTCGTCGCTACACGCGACAATCTTTACAAGAGCACGGATGGCGGACAGAATTGGGGGAACGTCCTCAGCGGCGTCATATCGGACGTCGTGTATAAACCTGACAATCCCGGCATCGTGTACGCCGCGGTTGGTAACGATTACGGTGGCAGCGCCAACGGTATCTATGTCTCATACACTGGTGGAAGCCGCTTCAGCTGGCAGAAACTGGCCACCAATTTCGCCCCCGGCGATTCCTGCGGCCGCATTGTGATGAGCATTCCAACCTCGGACCCGGACCGGATTTACGCTGCCGTTGCAGCGAACAGGAACAGGCTCCCGGATTCGGATGCGGATTTCAAAGGCATCTTCGTTTCCCATGACGCAGGGCAGACCTGGGAAAGAAAGCTCTCGGCGATCAGCAATGGATTCACGAGGGGACAGGCATATTACGATCTCACTATCGCGGCGTCCCCCACCCAGCCCGACGTCGTCATGCTCGGCGGTATCGACATGTATCGCAGTACGAACGGTGGAGAAGGGTTCTCCAAGCAGTCCCGCTGGGAGCTGCGCGTCGTTGACCCGAACAGTCCCGCCTACGTTCACGCGGACCAGCACCATATCGCTTTCAAACCTGATGACCCCAACACCTTCATCGTCGGAAACGATGGGGGTGTATTCATCTCCACCAACCGGGGAGATACCTGGGAAGCGAGGAATGAAGGACTGGCGACCGTGCAGTTCTATGGCATCGCCTATGCCCCGTCCAATCCGTCACTGCTTTATGGCGGCACACAGGACAACAGTAACATGCGCCAGAAAAGTCCGGGTGAAACCGAGTGGGTTTACGTGGGTAGTGGTGACGGCGGGCGCATCGCGGTTGATCCGCAAAACAGCAATCTCATGTACTTCTGCATGAACAGTACTCCGTTCCGTACCTTTGACGGCGGGACGCTGATGGAGCCACTGACATCGGGGCTCGCCGGTTATCGCTTCAACTGGATTCGTCCGATGGTACTCGATCCAGACGGCGAGCGACTCTACACCGCAACGAATGAGGTCCATCGTCTCTCCCCTGCATCCAGTGCAACGAGCTGGCTGACTATCACGGTCAACAGCCTGACGAATGGTATCATTACCGATCTCGAAATTCCCGAACTCAATTCCCGTTTCATGTATGCTTCCACCAGTACGGGCGAAGTGTATTTCTGCCGCAATCTCATCGCGCTGGATACCGAATGGGAGGGTGAAGGAAATGGACTGCCGGGCCGCTGGGTCACGGATATTCATGTAGACTGGGGACAGCTGTACACGGTGTATGCATGCGTTTCCGGCTATGGAACGGGACACGCATTCAAATCCACTGATGGCGGAGACAACTGGACGGATATCAGCGGCGATCTCCCCAACATTCCGGCGAATACCATTATTCCTTCCCGCGTTGACAGCAATACCGTATTTCTCGCTACCGACCTCGGGGTCTGGTACACGACCAACGGTGGAACGAACTGGAAGCAATATGGCAATGGACTGCCGAATGTCGTCTGCTACGATATGCGTCTCACTCCGGAGAACAGGCTCGTGGTCGGTACCTACGGACGCGGAATGTGGTCGACCGATGGTCTCGTTTCCATCGACGCTCCCCGCCAGCAGCCGGAGGCGTTCTCCCTTGCCCCGAATTACCCCAACCCCTTCGGACCGGGTATCGCGGAAACGACCACATTGCGATTCAATCTCCAGAACACAGCTGAGGTCACTCTCCAGGTCTACGATGCTGCCGGCAAGCTGGTCGCCACGCCCGCCCAGGGAAGCTACCAGGCTGGCTCACACACCGCCAGCTTCCACGCAGGAACACTCCCGGCAGGAAGCTACTTCGCAGTGCTCCGTAGCGGTAACAGCAGCGTAACGCGCAAAATGCTGATTATTCGATAA
- a CDS encoding asparagine--tRNA ligase codes for MVDVYIEQLSDHVGEEVTLKGWLYNSREGGKIVFLILRDGTGLCQCVVTPDSVSEADWEKARSLTQESSFMVTGSVRSDERAPGGFEMDVTALDVVTIAEEYPITPKEHGIEFLADRRHLWIRSRRQVAILRIRHSIIRAIRNFFDDRGFVLFDAPVLTPNAVEGTSTLFETEYFKLGKAYLTQSGQLYGEAGAMALGKVYVFGPTFRAEESKTRRHLTEFWMVEPEMAWFDLEDDMNLAEEFISHIVQTVLKERPAELKELGRDLSVLENIMAPFPRLSYDEAVEMLHSEKTAKMVDEKQASAEKERGELLAELEDNKAKYNQVKQWQRKKFDSREIEINNRVAELDELLRNLPKWKESAANFEHGNDLGGSDETLLTWYFDRPVIVHRYPAAVKAFYMKRDPEDESKALAMDVLAPEGYGEIIGGSQREDNLDYLLERIEEHQLPQEVFEWFLDLRRYGSVPHAGFGLGVERTVAWICGLDHVRETIPFPRLIHRNKP; via the coding sequence ATGGTCGACGTGTATATTGAACAGCTCTCCGATCATGTCGGTGAGGAAGTCACCCTCAAGGGTTGGCTGTACAACAGCCGCGAAGGCGGGAAAATCGTTTTTCTCATTCTCCGTGACGGAACGGGACTCTGCCAGTGCGTGGTCACGCCCGACAGCGTCTCGGAAGCCGACTGGGAAAAAGCCAGGTCACTGACGCAGGAATCTTCCTTCATGGTGACCGGCAGTGTGCGCTCGGATGAACGTGCGCCGGGCGGTTTCGAGATGGATGTCACTGCGCTGGACGTGGTCACGATCGCTGAAGAATACCCCATCACCCCGAAAGAACACGGGATTGAATTTCTTGCCGACCGGCGCCATCTCTGGATTCGCTCCCGCAGACAGGTGGCGATCCTGCGCATTCGGCACAGTATTATCCGTGCCATACGCAATTTCTTCGATGACCGGGGGTTCGTGCTTTTCGACGCTCCTGTTCTTACACCAAACGCCGTTGAAGGAACGTCAACGCTGTTTGAGACTGAATATTTCAAACTCGGGAAAGCATATCTCACGCAGTCGGGTCAGCTCTACGGCGAAGCCGGCGCCATGGCGCTCGGGAAAGTCTACGTGTTCGGACCGACCTTTCGCGCGGAGGAATCGAAAACGCGCCGCCACCTGACCGAATTCTGGATGGTGGAACCGGAGATGGCCTGGTTCGATCTCGAGGACGACATGAACCTCGCCGAAGAATTCATTTCCCATATTGTCCAGACCGTGCTGAAGGAGCGTCCCGCTGAGTTGAAAGAACTCGGACGCGATCTTTCCGTGCTCGAGAACATCATGGCTCCTTTCCCGCGTCTCTCCTACGACGAAGCTGTGGAAATGCTGCACAGCGAAAAGACTGCGAAAATGGTCGATGAGAAACAGGCTTCCGCAGAAAAGGAACGCGGGGAATTGCTTGCAGAACTCGAAGACAACAAAGCGAAATACAATCAGGTCAAGCAGTGGCAGCGCAAGAAATTCGACAGCCGCGAAATCGAGATCAACAACCGCGTAGCGGAACTCGACGAATTGCTGCGCAACCTCCCGAAATGGAAGGAATCCGCCGCGAATTTCGAGCATGGCAATGACCTCGGCGGTAGCGACGAAACGCTGCTCACCTGGTACTTCGATCGTCCCGTCATCGTACATCGCTATCCCGCGGCCGTCAAGGCCTTCTACATGAAGCGGGATCCTGAAGACGAGAGCAAAGCACTTGCGATGGACGTTCTCGCACCGGAAGGATATGGTGAGATCATCGGCGGCAGTCAGCGTGAAGACAATCTCGACTACCTGCTCGAACGCATCGAAGAGCATCAGCTCCCGCAGGAAGTATTTGAGTGGTTCCTCGATCTACGGCGTTACGGCAGTGTGCCCCATGCAGGCTTCGGTCTCGGCGTCGAGCGCACCGTGGCATGGATCTGCGGCCTTGATCATGTGCGGGAAACCATCCCCTTCCCGCGGTTGATTCATCGCAACAAGCCGTAA
- a CDS encoding metallophosphoesterase — protein sequence MIEEQKAEKQLVTTPDSAGSDADGGVQQGRRDFLRTSLTGLTVISVSGPSFGKIASEPDFEVVYKTIRMPGLPDKLRGTRIAMISDIHSGPTMSRKDLVPYVKHINKLKPDAILLPGDFIQNKNEEIEPVCDVFRHLKAPYGVYGCTGNHDYFADADHVSNELEHAGVNMLRNEHAVLDIEGEQLALIGIDDVSDGNPFHSQFKTAVDGLDPRIPNILLCHKPYYLEDASEWGVNLMVSGHTHGGQIVLARAFGVVVTIASLYSGYIEGLYEHDDTQMYITRGIGTVGIPIRINCPPEITLLTLT from the coding sequence ATGATAGAAGAACAAAAAGCAGAGAAACAGCTCGTCACAACGCCTGACAGCGCTGGAAGCGATGCAGACGGAGGCGTTCAGCAGGGGCGGAGAGACTTTCTTCGCACGAGTCTGACTGGACTCACTGTCATTTCAGTCAGTGGGCCTTCATTTGGCAAGATCGCAAGCGAGCCGGATTTCGAGGTGGTGTACAAAACCATCCGCATGCCGGGGCTCCCGGACAAACTCCGCGGTACGCGCATCGCCATGATATCGGATATTCATTCCGGTCCAACCATGTCGCGCAAAGACCTGGTGCCGTACGTGAAACATATCAACAAGCTCAAGCCCGATGCCATACTGCTGCCGGGAGACTTCATTCAGAACAAGAACGAAGAGATCGAGCCTGTATGCGATGTGTTTCGTCATCTGAAGGCTCCCTACGGTGTCTATGGCTGCACCGGGAATCATGACTACTTCGCTGATGCAGACCATGTCTCCAATGAACTGGAACACGCCGGCGTGAACATGCTGCGCAATGAACATGCCGTTCTCGATATCGAAGGGGAACAGCTCGCCCTTATCGGCATCGACGATGTGAGTGATGGAAATCCTTTTCACAGCCAGTTTAAAACCGCGGTAGATGGGTTGGATCCCCGTATTCCGAATATCCTGCTCTGCCACAAACCGTACTACCTCGAGGACGCATCGGAATGGGGAGTCAATCTGATGGTCAGCGGACATACGCACGGGGGACAGATCGTGCTCGCGCGTGCATTCGGCGTTGTGGTGACCATCGCTTCGCTGTATTCCGGGTACATTGAAGGACTCTACGAGCATGACGACACCCAGATGTATATCACGCGTGGAATCGGCACCGTCGGTATTCCCATCCGCATCAACTGTCCCCCGGAGATCACCCTGCTTACCCTGACCTGA